Proteins from a single region of Ischnura elegans chromosome 2, ioIscEleg1.1, whole genome shotgun sequence:
- the LOC124154161 gene encoding GDP-D-glucose phosphorylase 1, with the protein MAKWSNIPQITYSSSDIKLRLLNSSETKLDALLRKRWERAKSLKIFRYALNIQATKVLPGKYGFFAQLNEERGSLRRKPQEIRDINAPFNPMLFNFTRLKEEEILFTMNLEGEAGGVSNYVAINDSPIDYGHCLLLPALEKCHPQVISEDGLSFAINFLLLSGSLDLRIGFNGLCAFASVNHLHYHAYYLSNRMLLERIEVHHLKGPCYELTDYPGEGFAFQLSNQDVDSLVRNVFTLTSYLQEKGIAHNLYITRGSEFQNENKHDSSADGSNIVRVYVWARKPSYGAKEVKSFYPALCELFGHFPLTIRSEGVAAYDNITEEFISSVLYDICHEVFLSIRDEVAKLYN; encoded by the exons ATGGCTAAATGGTCCAATATACCTCAAATTACCTATAGTTCAAGCGATATAAAATTGAGATTATTAAATAGCTCAGAGACGAAGCTGGACGCGCTGTTAAGGAAGAGGTGGGAGCGTGCTAAGTCCCTTAAAATTTTCCGATATGCCTTAAATATTCAAGCCACAAAGGTGCTTCCTGGAAAATATGGGTTTTTCGCGcag ctAAACGAAGAAAGAGGTTCTTTACGCCGCAAACCGCAAGAAATACGAGATATAAATGCTCCGTTCAACCCAATGCTATTCAATTTCACTCGtttgaaagaagaggaaatattatttaccatgaatCTTGAGGGAGAAGCTGGAGGTGTATCAAATTATGTAGCTATTAATGATAGCCCTATTGATTACGGGCATTGTTTGCTTCTGCCTGCTTTAGAGAAATGCCATCCTCAAGTTATCTCAGAAGACGGATTAAGCTTTGCCATTAACTTCCTACTTCTTAGTGGATCCTT AGATCTTAGGATTGGATTTAATGGCCTTTGCGCGTTTGCTTCAGTCAACCATTTACATTATCATGCTTACTATCTTAGCAACAGGATGCTTCTTGAGAGGATA GAGGTTCATCATTTAAAGGGCCCTTGCTATGAATTGACGGACTACCCAGGAGAAGGTTTTGCCTTTCAGCTATCCAATCAGGATGTTGACTCATTAGTGAG GAATGTTTTCACTCTCACAAGCTATCTGCAAGAAAAAGGAATTGCTCACAATCTGTACATAACACGTGGCAGTGAATTTCAGAATGAGAACAAGCATGATTCTTCAGCTGATGGAAGTAATATAGTCAGAGTATATGTTTGGGCTAGAAAGCCTAGCTATG GTGCTAAAGAAGTGAAGTCCTTTTACCCTGCTTTGTGTGAGCTCTTTGGACATTTTCCATTAACAATAAGGAGTGAAG GTGTTGCAGCCTATGATAACATAACAGAAGAGTTCATTTCAAGTGTATTATATGATATATGCCATGAAGTATTTTTGAGCATAAGAGATGAAGTAGCCAAACTATACAATTAA